A stretch of DNA from Candidatus Methanomethylicota archaeon:
TATGGGAAAAAGCAATACCACTATAAGAGTTTCTTATGGTACAGCAATTGAACTTGGACTTATAAAGGGTATACAAAAAACCCCTCCTACAACAGCTTATTTTTTTATAATTAATAATAAATGTAAAGGAAATTGTAAATTCTGTCCACAATCTATAAAACTTTCAAATAAAATTTCAAGAATTGATTGGCTTGAATTTGAAATTGAAGATGTTATAAATAAAATTAAAAAGAAAAGAATGAAAAGAATTTGTCTTCAACTTGCTGATGAAGAAAATATAATATTTAAAGTAATGAATTTTATTTCAAATATTAAAGATTTAGGAATTCCTATTTCAATTTCTACTTCTCCATCATTTGAAATATTAAATCATCTCATAGATTTGAAGAATTATATTGATATTTTAACAATACCAATAGATTGTGCAAATGAAGAATTATTTAAAAAAATTAAGGGAAGAGATTGGAATTATTATTGGAATGCTTTAAATAAAGCTTTAGAAATTTTTGGTCCATGGAAAATAGGAACACATATAATTGTAGGATTAGGTGAAACTGAAGAAGAAATTGTAAAATTATTACTTAAATGTAAAGAAATGAAAATTTTACCCTCTCTTTTTGCATTTACTCCAATACCAGGAACTGAGCTTGAAAAAATGCAAACTCCAAATATATCTTCATATAGAAGAATACAACTTGTAAGAGAATTAATTTTTAATAATGAAGAAATTGAATTTTATTATGATAATCTTAGAAGAATAAGAGAAATAAAAGTTAAAAAAGATATAGTAGAGAGAATTTTAGAAAATGGAGAAGCTTTTATGACAAAAGGATGTCCTGATTGTAATAGACCATATTTTAATGAAAGAGTTTCAGGAATAATTTACAATTATCCAAAAAAATTAACAATTAATGAAAAAGAGAAAGTAAGGAGGGAATTATTTGCTGAGAATTTTAAAATTTCAAATTGAAAATCCATTTTATAATATGGCATTGGATGAAGCCATAGCAAGATGTGTTGGCTTAGGATTAAGTCCTCCAACATTAAGATTATATGGATGGTGGCCTAGAGCAGTATCAATAGGATATTTTCAAGAAGTTTATGATGTAGTAGATGTTGAGTTTTGTAAAAATAATGGAATAGAAATTGTAAGAAGAATAACAGGAGGAGGGGCAGTAATACATACAGAGGGGGAATTAACTTATAGTTTTATAGTAAGAAATGATGGATCTCTTGTATCAATGGATATTGAAGAAAGTTATAGAGAAATATGCTCACCAATAATAGAAGCATTAAGAGATTATGGAATAAATGCAAAATTTAGACCTATAAATGATATTGAAGTAGAAGGAAGGAAAATTTCAGGAAATGCTCAAACTAGAAGATTTGGATCAGTATTACAACATGGAACAATTTTAATTTCTTTAGATTATAATCTTTTAAAAGCTCTTAAAATTGATATTGAAAAATTAAAAGATAAAGGAGTAAAAGAAATTAGTAAAAGAGTAACTACTTTAAGAGAATTTGATTTAAAAATTTCAAGAGAAGAATTATCAGAAAAATTAATTGAAAAATTTGGAAAATATTTTGGATTAACTCCAATATATGGAAATATTACTAATGAAGAAAGAAGTATTACAATTGAATTATTGAAGAAGTATAAATCAAATGAATGGAATTTTAAGAGGTGAAAATTTTGAAAATAGGAATTAAAAAAGTTGAAGGAGGAAAATTGATAAAAGTAAAACTATTAGAAGAAAAAGGAATAATAAAAGATATTAAAATTACAGGAGATTTCTTTGCTCATCCTGAAGAAGCTATAGAAGAACTTGAAAATATATTAAAAAATACTCCATTAATAAAAGTAAAAGAAAATATTAAAAAATTCATAGAAGAAAAGAATATTAAATTAATAGGAATTAAAATTAATGATATCATAGAAGTTATTGAGGAAAGTAAATGATTATTAGTTATAGACCAAAAGTATATTCAATTTCAATAACTGGAGATAAATGTAGTCTTATGTGTGGACATTGCAAAGGAGTTTTTTTAAAAAATATGAAATATGCTTTTACTATTAATGAAATATTAAGAGCTTTTCAAAATGCAAAAAATAAAGGAATGAAATTTGTTCTAATAAGTGGTGGATTTGATAAATATGGAAAATTACCAATAAGTAATTTTTTAAATATAATAAAAAAAGCAAAAGAAGAAACTGGACTTATAGTTGAAATACATTTAGGTTTATATAAAAATTTAGAAGAAGTAAAAGGCATTGATGCAATTTTATTAGATGTAATTGGAAGTCAAGATACTATAAAGAATTATATTAAAGGAGAGTGGAATGTAGAAGATTATGAATTTGTAATGAAAGAAGCAAAGAAGTTTATTCCACTAGTAGCTGCTCATATATTAATTGGTGTAGATAATGGTAAAATAAAAGGAGAATATAATGCAATAGATATGGCAATAAGAGCTAATGTAGATGCTCTTTCAATACTCACACTCATAAATGGAGGTTGTAAAATTGAAGATATAAAAAATGTAATGAAATATGCTAGAGATAATTATAATGGACATTTAACATTAGGATGTATGAGAACAAAAGGTAGTATGAGATTAATTATAGAAAAAATTGCAATAGATTATGGATATAATGGTATAGCTAATCCATCTAATGAATCAATAATTTATGCTAAAAATTTAGGATTAGAAGTAAAAGAAGTATTAGCATGTTGTGCTTTTACTCTAGATAAAATTCCCATGAACACCAAATATTAGATGAACGTTCATCTGGAGGACAAACAATACATTTAACTTTAAATTTTGAATTTATTGTTTTTGCAAAAGAAGATAAATGAGCAAGTCCAACTTCTTTACATGGAAATATTCCTTTACCACTATTTATTCTAGCAATTTGAGGTCTACAATTTCTTATACTAAATATAATTTTATTATCTTTTTTCTCTATTAATGAATCTGATATTGTAGCATAAGAAAGAAATCTTAATGATTTTTCTAAATCATTCAAATTTCCTTCATTTATATTTAAAAATTTTTTAATTCTTCTTGCTTCAGATATACCAAATTTTTCCCAAACTTCTTTATCAATTTCAATTGCTTTTTCTAATCCATATTTATCTTCAATTGAAAGAAACCAATATCCATCAAGAGTAAGAAGATTTTTAGAAAATATTTTAATTAATTCTATTAATTCTTCTTTACTTAATTCTTCAATCAATTCATAGACCTCCATAAATGTTCAAAATATTCATATATAATTTTTGCTAAGGATTTATCAAATATATATACAGCAAAATTTTTATGTTCATCTTGAGGTCTATCTAATCCAACAACTAAGTGAAATAGAATTTCACCTTTATCTGATAATATTACATTGAATGGAATTACATTCT
This window harbors:
- a CDS encoding DUF6125 family protein, producing MIEELSKEELIELIKIFSKNLLTLDGYWFLSIEDKYGLEKAIEIDKEVWEKFGISEARRIKKFLNINEGNLNDLEKSLRFLSYATISDSLIEKKDNKIIFSIRNCRPQIARINSGKGIFPCKEVGLAHLSSFAKTINSKFKVKCIVCPPDERSSNIWCSWEFYLE
- a CDS encoding biotin/lipoate A/B protein ligase family protein codes for the protein MLRILKFQIENPFYNMALDEAIARCVGLGLSPPTLRLYGWWPRAVSIGYFQEVYDVVDVEFCKNNGIEIVRRITGGGAVIHTEGELTYSFIVRNDGSLVSMDIEESYREICSPIIEALRDYGINAKFRPINDIEVEGRKISGNAQTRRFGSVLQHGTILISLDYNLLKALKIDIEKLKDKGVKEISKRVTTLREFDLKISREELSEKLIEKFGKYFGLTPIYGNITNEERSITIELLKKYKSNEWNFKR
- a CDS encoding radical SAM protein: MGKSNTTIRVSYGTAIELGLIKGIQKTPPTTAYFFIINNKCKGNCKFCPQSIKLSNKISRIDWLEFEIEDVINKIKKKRMKRICLQLADEENIIFKVMNFISNIKDLGIPISISTSPSFEILNHLIDLKNYIDILTIPIDCANEELFKKIKGRDWNYYWNALNKALEIFGPWKIGTHIIVGLGETEEEIVKLLLKCKEMKILPSLFAFTPIPGTELEKMQTPNISSYRRIQLVRELIFNNEEIEFYYDNLRRIREIKVKKDIVERILENGEAFMTKGCPDCNRPYFNERVSGIIYNYPKKLTINEKEKVRRELFAENFKISN
- a CDS encoding lipoate protein ligase C-terminal domain-containing protein, with translation MKIGIKKVEGGKLIKVKLLEEKGIIKDIKITGDFFAHPEEAIEELENILKNTPLIKVKENIKKFIEEKNIKLIGIKINDIIEVIEESK